The nucleotide sequence ctctttgccaagtcatcGAATGAGAAGCAGGGAAGACTTAAATAGGAGCCcaatggtgatgtcatcaatggggCCGGACCAgggttcccgcccttggccctttaaataaaatcTAGGTGGCGTGCGCGCCTATGGAGGTCCATGGGCGGAGCCTAGCTCGACGGTGGCATTCCTGCCACGAATCACGTACTCCTGCTCGTGGGGCAGGCCTCGAAGATGAGCGGCGCGCTGCGAGCCTCTCCGACGGCCCGCAGCAGGAACAGAAGCCGCTCCAACATGGAGGTGAGCACGGTCGGCCGCGCTGACCGTGATGGCCCGGCACTTTGTACAAATGGGCGCGGATCCCTGGCAGTAATATGCACTTTGTCATACTTAGGAGTTAAATCCTATTGGATAGCTAATTCTAACCCCAAGTTCTGGCCAATCACCAGGATCTCTATATTTGTCACGTAGGACTGCCCCAATTACATGAAGGAGACGCGGTCTTTCTATCTCAGCAGGTAAAGCAGGAAGGATGTGGCGGGCACGATCCTGTACAAAGCCTTCTTGGCAGATAGGGGCCCATCACAGCAAGCTCCTCGTCTGAGAGCTGCACTGACCCAGCTCCCTGTTCTGACAGACGCACAAGCCAATCCCccaaattctccttttctttttggcaaAATCTATCTGCCAATTGCACTAATTGTTTGGGAGTATAAATTGTGGTAATGGTCTGCCTGCTCCGAAGCAGGGATCCCTTTCTCCCTGCAGTGTAATCTGCACTTGCTCTGGAAGCTTCACTTTCCTCTTCAACTTTCTCCCCCTCTTGCAAATCTCTCATCCTGTGAAAATGTAACATTGACAAGCGGCCATAGTCTCTTTGTAGAGCACTGCCACAACTCACTTATCCCTTCCTCCTCATAATCACTATCACTGCCCTTCCAGATAGCGGGGTCTGCAGCCGGAGCATCTCTCCTAATAATTGCAGTCACTTTAGATGTAGACACTTGACGACCCTGCTGCATAGGCTGTGCTAAAACGTGAGCACGACAAGCTGCCGAATCCTGGACAGCCAGAGCAGCTTGTTGTAAAGCAGGACCCCGCTGTGACTGCGCAGATTCAAGGGCAGTTCTTAGAGCTAAGAGCTGGGCCTCAGAATCCCAGTTCTGCTTTTCCAAAAAGGCAATCTGACCCTGCAACCTCCCATTCTCATTATGTTGCTGGACATTAGTTTGTAACAACAACCAGCAAGCTCGTGCCCCATTCACATCTAATTTTCCAACCGTATTCTTTCTAAAATTGTGGACGCCTTGACCTCTAAGGGTCCTATCTCTTTTTATCCAACTCCTTTTCCCACTGATCACAAGCCACATTAGAGCTAGCAAGATGCTTTGCTACACAAAACCATGGTTGATGCGGGAACCAGCCTGGAAGCAACCGTGTATGTTTAGCAGACTTAATTTTCTTAAACATGATTACTTAACAATCAACAAGCAAAAATGTAATTCTATGACGTAATATCCTGTCATTAGTGCCAAATGCAAATGATGGGCTGAGTGGTTGGTTAAGCATCACAGAATACAGAACTCACATATTTACAAAGTACAGATGTTTTTACTTAcaagtctgagaataagcaacaAAAGCACGCACGATTAGAGttttgcattaaagaatatatacaaagataCTTCCCCTCACAGCTTCCAGTGTGAGTCTTATATATATTGGGAAAAACGGAAACTCAGTGCTGGAAAATCAGGAACAGTTCCACAGGCACTTAATATCCACAAGCTTTTTTCTTCAGATCTGTTTTTTTCTCTGATTTCAGTTTGTTTCTTGTTACAAacaggctaagaaaaatggcataatttattctcagaacttataaGCCTTATGTCAAGCAATTAAACTAGCAATTTTAGTGATTATCTTTGCTCCACTAATTTCTATTGCGCACAAAATTCTTCACATAAACTAAATAActcattaaataatttttccaCAACCAGCTAACTTAGGAGGCAGATTCAATAGTGCATCCACACTTCTGAATATAGACGGCTATCTGTAGGATAGATCTTTGGCCCGATCAAACTTagggactgatttactaaggctcatctctctttctgtgtctatgggaaaaatgtttagtaaatcaaGCATGTAAAGGAACTCAagaagatttggtgagagacacTTACTCCATCTGATTCTCACCTGCGTTGAACCTTTCGTGCATTTTCAGTCCCTGTTTTGATCTGAAGCATTTATTTTttgatatttaaagtttttttattaaatagaataaaatatacaGCAAACCATATACATCAAGGGTGCTGTCAAAGTAATGTAAACACAGTATAATGTTAGAATGTTATAACAATCATTGTATTTTATATAACAAGGTATCCCTATAGCTGATTAGGTGTAACTTATATGGTGGTTTGCCCTTTATGAATCCAACTTTTATAGCCCTTTCTTCCCTATCCCTCTCTTCCACTTACACATGCATCATACTCATAAATGTAAACCAGAGATACGGAGAATAAAGAGTAAAGCTGTGAACCAGCCATGTCACCTAATACCTCTGTAAATATACAATATCACTGAGATAAATATACAATATCATCTGAGCAGCTGAAACCAGCGGTTTACATGTATTTTGAGCAGTTCTCCAGATTTGGTAAGCTTGCAATGTCTTTTCAAATttgaatatacatttattttttaggcTGTTTagacaataaatatattttttccacCCATCTGAAGCTTTTATAACACTTAGAGcaggtaaatggtttctctcctgtgtagCTCCTTTCATGAAGTTCCAGTTCTGATTTCCCACTGAAGTTTTTATCACATTCaaagcatgtaaatggtttctctcttgAGTGGATTAttatatgacattttcagttttgatttaTTACTGAAGCTTTTATCTCATTCAGTGCATATAAATGGTCTCCTTTCCTGTGTGGATCCTCGCATGACTGATCAAATTTGAAGAAAACCTGAAGcatttatcacactcagtgcaagtaaatggtttctctcctgtgtgaattCTTTCATGGTTTTTCAATTCTGATTTCAAAcgaaagcttttatcacactcagtgcatgtaaaCGGTTTCTCTCTCGAGTGGAGCCATTCATGATTTTTCAGTTCTGATTTCACacggaagcttttatcacacttagTGCATAAAAAAGGcttttctcctgtgtggattctttcaTGATCTTTCAGTTCTGATTTCCCACTGAAGCTTTTACAACATTCagcacatttaaatggtttttctcctgtgtggatcctttcatgccTTATCAGTTTTGATTTATGACTGAAACTTTTATTACACTCAgagcatttaaatggtttttctcctttgtgaatcctttcatgatttttcagtaccgatttcccactgaagcttttatcacattcagagcatgtaaatggtttctctcctgtgtggatcctttcatggtTTTTCAAGTTTGAACAAAacctgaagcttttatcacactctctgcatgtaaatggtttttctcctgtgtggatcctttcatgaattttcagttctgctttcccactgaaacttttatcacattcagagcatgtaaatggtttctctcctgagTGGATTCTGATatgacttttcagttttgatTTATTACTGAACCTTTTATCACACTCACTGcatataaatggtttctctcctgtgtgaattGTTGCATGACTTGTCAGGTTTGAAGAAAatctgaagcttttatcacactcactgcatgtaaatggtttctctccagtgtggatcctttcatgttTTTTCAGTTCAGATTTCAATAAGAAAGTTTTATCACACTccgtgcatgtaaatggtttctctcctgagTGGATCCATTCATGGTTTTTCAGTTCGGATTTCATacggaagcttttatcacacactctgcatgtaaaaggtttctctcctgtatggatCCTTTCATGATCTTTCAGTTCTGATTTCCCACTGaagcatttatcacattcagtgcatgtaaatggtttctctcctgtgtgaatcCTTTCATGCCTTATCAGTTTTGATTTGTGACTGAATCTTTTAATACACTCAGAgcatgcaaatggtttctctcctgtgtgaattctttcatgatttttcagTACTGATTTCCCACTGAAGCTTTTATTGCATTTAGAGCATGTAAATGGTTTA is from Rhinatrema bivittatum chromosome 2, aRhiBiv1.1, whole genome shotgun sequence and encodes:
- the LOC115085864 gene encoding oocyte zinc finger protein XlCOF6-like isoform X1; protein product: MTTQRRLTIGRKSICSRAWNPKVPVTFEDVSVSFSQEEWGYLEEWQKELYKEVMKENYQALESLGTGSPTITPEIISHIERGEEPYIRDEPGSEEGGTGKSSCSEVDESKRRGKETHPEDPIKHLELTKTVSEEDEADTCPCCDWEENYWNQCKSKERLRNPIGDSTENVTPCEQSTHQPREYTGLRPFSCSETTSKVILNVHQKIHTIEKAFPCNKGNKCFIYPSQLKIHSQEKQSKDYDKTFNGKINIKRHERIPIREKPFTASVCDKSFCKKSELKKHERNHTLVKSLKCTDCDKSFRFFSELTNHARIHTGEKPFTCSECNKSFSNKSKLKSHMRVHLGEKPFTCSECDKSFSGKSVLKNHERIHTGEKPFICRECDKSFRFCSNLKSHEKIHKGDKPFTCSKCNKSFSGKSVLKNHERIHTGEKPFACSECIKRFSHKSKLIRHERIHTGEKPFTCTECDKCFSGKSELKDHERIHTGEKPFTCRVCDKSFRMKSELKNHEWIHSGEKPFTCTECDKTFLLKSELKKHERIHTGEKPFTCSECDKSFRFSSNLTSHATIHTGEKPFICSECDKRFSNKSKLKSHIRIHSGEKPFTCSECDKSFSGKAELKIHERIHTGEKPFTCRECDKSFRFCSNLKNHERIHTGEKPFTCSECDKSFSGKSVLKNHERIHKGEKPFKCSECNKSFSHKSKLIRHERIHTGEKPFKCAECCKSFSGKSELKDHERIHTGEKPFLCTKCDKSFRVKSELKNHEWLHSREKPFTCTECDKSFRLKSELKNHERIHTGEKPFTCTECDKCFRFSSNLISHARIHTGKETIYMH
- the LOC115085864 gene encoding oocyte zinc finger protein XlCOF6-like isoform X2; translation: MPAGASAQVPVTFEDVSVSFSQEEWGYLEEWQKELYKEVMKENYQALESLGTGSPTITPEIISHIERGEEPYIRDEPGSEEGGTGKSSCSEVDESKRRGKETHPEDPIKHLELTKTVSEEDEADTCPCCDWEENYWNQCKSKERLRNPIGDSTENVTPCEQSTHQPREYTGLRPFSCSETTSKVILNVHQKIHTIEKAFPCNKGNKCFIYPSQLKIHSQEKQSKDYDKTFNGKINIKRHERIPIREKPFTASVCDKSFCKKSELKKHERNHTLVKSLKCTDCDKSFRFFSELTNHARIHTGEKPFTCSECNKSFSNKSKLKSHMRVHLGEKPFTCSECDKSFSGKSVLKNHERIHTGEKPFICRECDKSFRFCSNLKSHEKIHKGDKPFTCSKCNKSFSGKSVLKNHERIHTGEKPFACSECIKRFSHKSKLIRHERIHTGEKPFTCTECDKCFSGKSELKDHERIHTGEKPFTCRVCDKSFRMKSELKNHEWIHSGEKPFTCTECDKTFLLKSELKKHERIHTGEKPFTCSECDKSFRFSSNLTSHATIHTGEKPFICSECDKRFSNKSKLKSHIRIHSGEKPFTCSECDKSFSGKAELKIHERIHTGEKPFTCRECDKSFRFCSNLKNHERIHTGEKPFTCSECDKSFSGKSVLKNHERIHKGEKPFKCSECNKSFSHKSKLIRHERIHTGEKPFKCAECCKSFSGKSELKDHERIHTGEKPFLCTKCDKSFRVKSELKNHEWLHSREKPFTCTECDKSFRLKSELKNHERIHTGEKPFTCTECDKCFRFSSNLISHARIHTGKETIYMH